A section of the Gloeobacter violaceus PCC 7421 genome encodes:
- a CDS encoding cyclic nucleotide-binding domain-containing protein — protein sequence MVAQYKSLSHVKIASTDEEREAIFRFRYRVYIEEMNQRPAHADHRRQQLCDPHDRSAVLFYIREGDEVVASVRRNFIDLADCPPGWCEAFALDRFAGFAAGALTVSSRFVIAHRLRHSTIAARLVAGAYRHSREAGVRFDFLLCRWYLIDLYEHLGYRRYLHNYRDPNEPVGLMTPMVCVPEDAEYLRSVGSPFARVADGFPNDITGGVWLFEQFPQLPEFSSVRSTPLEGRWSKLRQILGGPPEQIIRMLRGLSEVDAKALLKHAILHRVRVGRVILQPGDQLGALFIVVSGTVALDYPGNSDRPPNILSVGECFAAEGLLASCGATGQAVALSEVQLLILPEQTVVQTERKHPQTVCRLRTNLLQEPCGKFLSPVVLHPGKQQTNDRLH from the coding sequence ATGGTCGCCCAATACAAGTCGCTTTCGCATGTCAAAATTGCCTCTACCGATGAAGAACGCGAAGCCATCTTCCGTTTTCGTTACCGCGTCTACATAGAAGAGATGAACCAGCGGCCTGCCCACGCCGATCACCGCCGTCAGCAGTTGTGTGATCCGCACGACCGGAGCGCCGTATTGTTCTACATCCGCGAGGGAGACGAAGTAGTGGCCTCGGTGCGCCGCAACTTTATCGACCTCGCCGATTGCCCCCCCGGGTGGTGCGAGGCATTCGCCCTCGATCGCTTCGCCGGCTTCGCTGCAGGCGCGCTCACGGTCAGCAGCCGTTTCGTGATCGCCCACCGCCTTCGCCACAGTACGATAGCGGCTCGACTGGTTGCCGGCGCCTATCGCCATTCTCGCGAAGCGGGTGTCCGCTTCGACTTTTTGCTCTGCCGCTGGTACCTCATTGATCTGTACGAACACCTGGGTTACCGACGCTACCTGCACAACTACCGCGATCCCAATGAGCCAGTCGGTTTAATGACACCGATGGTCTGCGTCCCCGAGGATGCGGAGTACCTACGATCAGTGGGGTCTCCCTTCGCCCGCGTGGCAGATGGTTTTCCCAACGACATCACAGGTGGGGTCTGGCTGTTCGAGCAATTCCCACAGCTTCCTGAATTCTCGTCTGTGCGGTCGACACCGCTTGAAGGGCGGTGGTCCAAACTTAGACAAATCTTAGGCGGTCCGCCCGAACAAATCATCCGAATGCTGCGGGGTCTAAGCGAGGTGGACGCTAAAGCGCTCCTCAAACACGCTATCCTTCACCGAGTGCGTGTGGGTAGGGTGATTTTGCAGCCAGGGGATCAGCTCGGGGCACTGTTTATCGTCGTCTCCGGCACGGTCGCACTGGACTACCCTGGCAACTCCGACCGGCCCCCGAATATTCTCTCGGTCGGCGAATGTTTCGCAGCCGAAGGGCTCCTGGCTTCCTGCGGCGCTACGGGACAGGCGGTCGCCCTCAGCGAGGTTCAATTACTGATCTTGCCCGAGCAGACCGTCGTCCAGACCGAACGCAAACACCCTCAGACCGTCTGCCGACTCCGCACAAACCTTTTGCAGGAGCCGTGCGGCAAATTTTTGTCCCCGGTTGTTCTTCACCCCGGCAAGCAGCAGACCAACGACAGACTGCACTAG
- a CDS encoding Uma2 family endonuclease — protein MLTTADNPFYSPEEYLQIEEHSPIKHKYLDGRLYAMVGSTQDHNLVVLNLAFALRRHLRGTGCRVLTSDVKVRVEQRNRFFYPDIAVSCDERDWATPLYLRFPRLIVEVLSDSTEAFDRGARFQDYQTIDTLSEYVLVSSKQPQVECFRRDAEALWVLQSYGLEVYEIGALNFSGTFEELYEDVAFLP, from the coding sequence ATGCTCACCACTGCTGACAATCCTTTTTACTCTCCCGAGGAATATCTCCAGATCGAGGAGCACAGCCCCATCAAGCACAAGTATCTAGACGGGAGACTCTATGCGATGGTTGGTTCCACCCAGGACCACAATCTGGTCGTGCTCAATCTCGCGTTTGCGTTGCGCAGGCATCTGCGCGGAACCGGCTGCCGGGTGTTGACATCGGATGTGAAAGTGCGAGTCGAACAGCGCAACCGCTTTTTCTATCCGGATATTGCCGTCTCCTGTGACGAGCGCGACTGGGCGACACCGCTGTATCTGCGCTTTCCCAGGCTCATCGTTGAGGTTCTGTCGGACTCTACAGAAGCTTTTGATCGAGGAGCGAGGTTTCAAGACTATCAAACGATCGACACGTTAAGTGAGTATGTTCTGGTCAGCTCGAAACAGCCGCAAGTCGAATGCTTTCGGCGCGACGCTGAAGCACTCTGGGTGCTACAGTCCTACGGACTAGAAGTGTACGAAATCGGCGCTCTCAATTTTTCTGGCACCTTCGAAGAACTCTACGAAGACGTGGCCTTCCTGCCCTGA
- a CDS encoding cyclic nucleotide-binding domain-containing protein yields the protein MVAQIQLPLEVKIATTAAEREAIFRFRYHVYVEEMNKRLPHADHRRQWLRDQHDESAVLFYIGEQGEVAATLRRNIVDTDNCPPAWREAFALDRFAKIARDSLSVSSRFVIAHRFRNSSMAVRLAVAAYRHGREEGLRFDFLLSRFHLIEMYEHLGYRRYLNNYRDVNEAVGLMAPMVCVGEDVEYLRSVGSPFAREANRWVTNAADGLWFSEQFLPPAEFAPVRSLPPERRSLPPERRWSNLCQTLGGPPERTIRMLQGLTEADARALLKHAILHRVRAGKIIVQQGDLLGALFIVLSGAVALYYPGSSDRPPNILSSGECFGAEGFLASCCAVGQAVALSEVQLLVLPEQVVAQCQTRHSQTLCQLRANLLQEPCSRFLPTATLHC from the coding sequence ATGGTTGCCCAAATACAACTGCCCTTAGAAGTCAAAATCGCCACCACCGCCGCAGAACGCGAAGCGATCTTCCGCTTCCGCTACCACGTCTACGTAGAGGAGATGAACAAGCGGCTTCCCCACGCCGACCACCGCCGCCAGTGGTTGCGTGATCAGCACGATGAGAGCGCCGTGTTGTTCTACATCGGCGAGCAAGGCGAAGTGGCCGCCACGCTGCGCCGCAACATCGTCGATACCGACAATTGCCCCCCCGCGTGGCGCGAGGCATTTGCCCTGGATCGTTTCGCAAAGATCGCCAGGGACTCGCTCTCGGTGAGCAGCCGTTTTGTGATCGCCCACCGCTTCCGCAACAGTTCGATGGCCGTACGGCTGGCCGTCGCCGCCTACCGCCACGGCCGCGAGGAGGGCCTGCGCTTCGACTTTTTACTGAGCCGCTTTCACCTGATTGAGATGTACGAGCACCTCGGTTACCGGCGCTATTTGAATAACTATCGCGACGTGAATGAGGCGGTCGGTCTGATGGCACCGATGGTCTGTGTGGGCGAGGATGTAGAGTACCTGCGCTCGGTGGGCTCTCCCTTTGCCCGCGAGGCAAACCGTTGGGTCACCAATGCCGCAGATGGGCTCTGGTTTTCTGAGCAATTCCTACCGCCGGCGGAATTTGCCCCCGTGCGGTCGTTACCACCCGAACGGCGGTCGTTACCACCCGAACGGCGGTGGTCCAATCTTTGCCAGACCCTCGGTGGTCCGCCCGAACGAACCATCCGGATGCTGCAGGGACTGACCGAAGCGGACGCCAGAGCGCTCCTCAAGCACGCCATCCTCCACCGGGTGCGGGCAGGCAAAATTATCGTGCAGCAAGGAGATTTGCTCGGGGCACTGTTTATCGTCCTCTCCGGCGCAGTCGCCCTGTATTATCCGGGCAGCTCAGACCGGCCACCGAACATTCTTTCAAGCGGCGAATGCTTTGGCGCTGAGGGATTTCTGGCGTCCTGCTGTGCTGTGGGACAAGCGGTCGCCCTCAGCGAAGTGCAACTGCTTGTCTTACCGGAGCAGGTCGTTGCCCAGTGCCAGACCAGGCACTCCCAGACTCTCTGCCAGCTGCGCGCGAACCTGTTGCAGGAGCCGTGCAGTCGATTCCTGCCCACAGCCACCCTCCACTGTTGA
- a CDS encoding aspartyl/asparaginyl beta-hydroxylase domain-containing protein: MDKRALRLDKSLGRLQGNLINRFSCDADTRFFEPNQFPWVADLESNWKIIRRDLDEALLEQEQIPYFSDLSQRQSRFSGTAWKSVMFYVYGRRVDENCRRFVQTAALLQRVPGLNLAMFSILGGHAHIPPHLGPCKGVLRYHLGLIIPVEDERCAIRVDNEVRSWKEGKSLLFDDTFEHEVWNRDPRCRAVLMLDFLRPLPPWLSAINRGIIAAAGQFKAVKDFQGNANRYARGKVQ, translated from the coding sequence ATGGACAAACGCGCTTTGCGACTTGATAAATCACTGGGTCGGCTTCAAGGCAACTTGATCAATCGCTTCAGTTGCGATGCAGATACCCGTTTTTTTGAACCGAACCAGTTTCCTTGGGTAGCAGATCTCGAATCGAATTGGAAAATAATTCGGCGCGACCTGGACGAAGCGCTCCTGGAGCAGGAGCAAATACCATATTTTTCAGATTTATCACAGCGGCAGTCCCGGTTTTCCGGCACAGCATGGAAATCTGTAATGTTCTACGTTTACGGTCGCAGGGTTGACGAAAACTGCAGACGCTTTGTGCAGACAGCGGCTCTGCTGCAACGGGTTCCGGGCCTGAACCTTGCAATGTTCTCTATCCTGGGCGGACACGCACACATTCCTCCTCACCTCGGGCCATGCAAGGGTGTGCTGCGCTATCACCTGGGTCTCATCATTCCGGTAGAAGATGAGCGGTGCGCCATTCGCGTCGACAACGAAGTCCGTTCGTGGAAAGAGGGCAAAAGCCTGCTCTTTGACGACACGTTTGAGCACGAAGTCTGGAACCGTGACCCGCGCTGCCGTGCGGTACTGATGCTCGACTTTCTCAGGCCGCTTCCTCCATGGCTTTCGGCAATCAACCGCGGCATTATCGCTGCTGCTGGGCAATTTAAAGCAGTCAAAGACTTCCAGGGCAATGCCAATCGCTACGCGCGGGGTAAAGTACAATGA
- a CDS encoding SAM-dependent methyltransferase, with amino-acid sequence MNDEVNCTQSKAGTQALREFVDRQSRSTTILAALAAVLDAQVTGNSLDPVLQARIDEVLSALGVYDLIEKYNPAQLKHLLAEIRFNMLLETKLLFDTKRTTMWAHTETEILKEAGEVSDGFADTLTRTIVPRLEGLAQRLDFPDGSFLDVGVGVAGLAIAMARLWPSLSVVGIDPWAPSLALARANVHSAGLTGRIQLRQQAAEDLCDTSTFDLAWLPSAFMPEKVMPTACEHVHRALRPGGWLLFAMANPGSDPLSASLVRLRTVIRGGCVIVPGQAETLLNQIGFVDMQTLPSPPGAVVALIAARRMPD; translated from the coding sequence GTGAACGATGAAGTAAATTGCACCCAGAGCAAAGCCGGTACCCAAGCCCTTCGCGAATTCGTCGATCGCCAGAGTCGTTCGACGACCATCCTTGCTGCCCTCGCTGCAGTGCTCGATGCGCAGGTGACGGGCAATTCCCTTGATCCCGTACTCCAGGCCCGGATCGACGAAGTTCTAAGCGCACTCGGGGTGTACGACCTGATAGAGAAGTACAATCCGGCTCAACTCAAGCACCTGCTGGCAGAAATTCGCTTCAATATGCTCCTGGAAACAAAGCTTCTGTTCGACACAAAACGGACAACAATGTGGGCACATACCGAGACCGAGATCCTGAAGGAGGCGGGAGAGGTCTCCGATGGCTTTGCCGATACGTTGACGCGCACGATCGTACCGCGCCTCGAAGGGCTTGCGCAGCGCCTGGACTTCCCCGACGGCTCGTTTCTCGATGTCGGTGTGGGCGTCGCCGGCCTGGCGATCGCGATGGCACGCCTGTGGCCGTCGCTGAGCGTGGTCGGCATCGATCCCTGGGCGCCGTCTTTGGCCCTCGCGCGCGCGAATGTGCACAGCGCCGGACTCACAGGCCGCATCCAGTTACGGCAGCAGGCAGCAGAGGACCTCTGTGACACCAGCACCTTTGATCTCGCCTGGCTTCCCAGCGCCTTCATGCCTGAGAAGGTGATGCCAACAGCCTGCGAACACGTACACCGCGCCTTACGTCCTGGTGGATGGCTACTGTTTGCGATGGCCAATCCCGGCAGCGATCCGCTGAGCGCCTCCCTTGTTCGACTACGGACAGTGATTCGGGGCGGTTGTGTGATCGTTCCTGGCCAGGCTGAGACACTCTTGAACCAGATAGGGTTCGTCGATATGCAGACGCTGCCAAGCCCACCCGGTGCCGTCGTAGCGCTGATCGCTGCCCGTCGAATGCCGGACTGA
- a CDS encoding aspartyl/asparaginyl beta-hydroxylase domain-containing protein encodes MNKQVLRHGNPLLELQNNLIQRYSPDADARFFDPEQFPWVAELEAHWKVMRRDLDEALMVQEKIPHFADLSPRFSGMAESRWKSLVFYFYGRRVAANCDRFPATDALLQRIPDQKC; translated from the coding sequence ATGAACAAACAAGTCCTGCGGCATGGCAACCCTCTACTTGAGTTGCAAAACAATTTGATTCAGCGCTATAGCCCCGATGCAGATGCCCGTTTTTTTGATCCGGAGCAATTTCCGTGGGTCGCTGAACTAGAGGCCCATTGGAAAGTGATGCGTCGCGATCTCGACGAAGCCCTCATGGTGCAGGAAAAAATACCGCACTTTGCAGACTTGTCACCGCGATTTAGCGGTATGGCCGAGTCGAGGTGGAAATCCCTGGTGTTCTACTTCTACGGCCGCCGGGTCGCCGCCAACTGCGATCGTTTTCCGGCAACTGACGCCTTGCTGCAGCGCATTCCGGATCAGAAATGTTGA
- a CDS encoding IS4 family transposase encodes MLLDFPQLVKTALSSLPNDDFPVLDSRLFFSCWLALVMDKSTVSMRDLFKRVNHTGIPVDISTFSKACKSRSLQIFEQLYQALLVRVRRELPAKKLHPCPIDSTVVGLTSKLLWAQDYHQVKLLTCLEHGSGTTEGSLINFGYDHDSNFVNEMLQAIPENGVGIFDRGFAGLEYLKNAQASSKYFLMRIPSNYKLAFEGNAGRMRVGTGKESGMYRVVNFCDIENRAEYRLVTNLPGEGEWLVRDEEVMELYRQRWQIELLWKFLKMHLKLKRLMTKSENGIRMQLYITLIAHLLLELVSVPKIWGSQRLDKLRYLQCCMCQEISYVHWLGKLLGSQRRRARLPRACTYVH; translated from the coding sequence ATGCTACTCGATTTTCCGCAACTTGTCAAAACCGCTCTGTCTTCCTTGCCCAATGATGATTTTCCTGTTCTCGATTCCAGGCTCTTTTTCAGTTGCTGGCTTGCCCTGGTGATGGACAAAAGTACCGTCAGCATGCGGGACCTCTTCAAACGCGTCAACCACACTGGCATCCCCGTCGATATCTCCACTTTTTCCAAAGCCTGCAAGTCCCGCTCTCTCCAAATCTTCGAGCAGTTGTATCAGGCCTTGCTGGTCCGGGTCAGGCGAGAACTGCCCGCTAAAAAACTACATCCTTGCCCAATTGACTCAACGGTAGTCGGCTTGACAAGCAAATTGCTATGGGCACAAGACTATCACCAGGTCAAACTGCTCACCTGCCTTGAACACGGCAGCGGCACCACCGAGGGTAGCCTGATCAACTTTGGCTACGACCACGATTCTAATTTTGTTAATGAAATGCTTCAAGCGATTCCTGAAAATGGCGTAGGTATATTCGACCGGGGCTTTGCAGGACTGGAATATCTAAAAAATGCCCAGGCATCAAGCAAATATTTTTTAATGCGCATCCCGAGCAACTACAAGCTCGCCTTCGAGGGCAATGCTGGACGGATGCGGGTGGGAACGGGCAAAGAGTCCGGGATGTATCGAGTGGTCAACTTCTGCGATATCGAGAACCGGGCTGAGTATCGATTGGTCACCAATTTGCCTGGCGAGGGCGAATGGTTAGTCAGGGACGAGGAGGTGATGGAACTGTACCGTCAACGCTGGCAAATAGAGCTGTTATGGAAGTTTCTGAAAATGCATTTGAAGCTGAAGCGGCTGATGACAAAAAGTGAGAATGGCATCCGGATGCAGCTCTACATCACCCTGATTGCCCACCTGTTGCTGGAACTGGTGAGCGTGCCGAAGATTTGGGGGAGCCAACGGTTGGATAAGTTGCGCTACTTGCAATGTTGTATGTGCCAAGAAATCAGTTATGTGCATTGGCTAGGAAAATTACTCGGTAGCCAGAGGCGTAGAGCGCGGCTGCCCAGAGCGTGTACATATGTCCATTGA
- a CDS encoding aspartyl/asparaginyl beta-hydroxylase domain-containing protein: MFSILDANAHIPPHHGPYKGVLRYHLGLIVPVEDERCAVRVDNEVRSWKEGKSLIFDDSFEHEVWNRDPRRRVVLFVDFPRPLPPVLSVINQGILAMARHHKDAKRIEQSASRYAQS, encoded by the coding sequence ATGTTCTCCATCCTGGATGCCAATGCACACATTCCTCCACACCACGGGCCTTACAAAGGAGTGCTGCGCTACCATTTGGGGCTTATTGTGCCGGTAGAAGATGAGCGGTGCGCTGTGCGTGTGGACAACGAAGTCCGCTCGTGGAAAGAGGGCAAAAGTCTGATTTTCGATGACTCGTTTGAGCACGAAGTCTGGAACCGCGACCCGCGCCGCCGCGTGGTGTTGTTCGTCGATTTTCCCAGGCCGCTCCCTCCTGTGCTGTCTGTAATTAATCAGGGCATCCTGGCGATGGCGAGGCATCACAAAGACGCCAAACGGATTGAACAGTCGGCCAGCCGGTACGCGCAGAGTTAG